Proteins encoded together in one Longimicrobium sp. window:
- a CDS encoding phosphoglycerate kinase produces the protein MNRKTIADLRADEIQGRRVVVRVDYNVPLDDEGRITDDSRIRATLPTLDALLQQGAKVVLLAHFGRPKGKPVPEMSLRPAGERLAQLLEGRTVRFVPDTVGREAHGAVSMLLPGEAVLLENTRYFAGEEKNDPALAEELAALGDVYVNDAFGAAHRAHASTAGIADVMRAHGKPAVAGLLMARELEYLGRVLEQPERPFVAIIGGAKISGKIDVIRSLLPKVDHLVIGGAMANTFFRAMGLGTGTSLVEEDRVDLARELIAEAGGKLLLPTDCVVTDRLEEGADAATVAREAIPTDRMVADVGPATVEAYGRVVRSAKTVLWNGPMGVFEIPAFAEGTRGVALAVADATDGGATTVVGGGDSAAAVSGMGLESRISHVSTGGGASLEFLEGRVLPGVAALSPRGAR, from the coding sequence ATGAACAGAAAAACCATCGCCGACCTGCGCGCCGACGAGATCCAGGGGCGCCGCGTGGTCGTTCGCGTCGATTACAACGTGCCGCTCGACGACGAGGGGCGGATCACGGACGACTCGCGCATCCGGGCCACCCTCCCCACCCTCGACGCGCTCCTGCAGCAGGGGGCCAAGGTGGTGCTGCTGGCGCACTTCGGGCGTCCCAAGGGGAAGCCGGTGCCGGAGATGTCGCTGCGCCCCGCGGGGGAGCGGCTGGCGCAGCTGCTGGAGGGGCGCACGGTGAGGTTCGTGCCGGACACGGTGGGGCGCGAGGCGCACGGCGCCGTCTCCATGCTCCTCCCGGGCGAGGCCGTCCTGCTGGAGAACACCCGCTACTTCGCCGGCGAGGAGAAGAACGACCCCGCGCTGGCCGAGGAGCTGGCGGCGCTGGGCGACGTGTACGTCAACGACGCCTTCGGAGCCGCCCACCGCGCGCACGCCTCCACCGCGGGGATCGCGGACGTGATGCGGGCGCACGGCAAGCCGGCGGTGGCGGGGCTCCTGATGGCGCGCGAGCTGGAGTACCTGGGCCGCGTGCTGGAACAGCCGGAGCGCCCCTTCGTGGCCATCATCGGCGGCGCCAAGATCTCGGGGAAGATCGACGTCATCCGCTCGCTCCTCCCCAAGGTGGACCACCTGGTGATCGGCGGGGCGATGGCGAACACCTTCTTCCGCGCGATGGGGCTCGGCACCGGCACCTCGCTGGTGGAGGAGGACCGCGTGGATCTCGCCCGCGAGCTGATCGCGGAAGCCGGGGGGAAGCTCCTCCTGCCGACCGACTGCGTGGTGACGGACCGGCTGGAGGAGGGGGCCGATGCCGCCACCGTCGCGCGCGAGGCGATCCCGACCGACCGCATGGTGGCCGACGTGGGCCCCGCGACAGTGGAAGCGTACGGCCGCGTGGTCCGCTCCGCGAAGACGGTGCTGTGGAACGGGCCGATGGGCGTCTTCGAGATCCCCGCCTTCGCCGAAGGGACGCGCGGCGTCGCGCTGGCCGTGGCCGACGCCACCGACGGCGGCGCCACCACCGTGGTCGGCGGCGGCGACTCGGCTGCGGCGGTGTCGGGGATGGGGCTGGAGTCGCGCATCTCGCACGTCTCCACCGGCGGCGGCGCTTCGCTCGAGTTCCTGGAGGGGCGCGTCCTCCCGGGCGTGGCCGCGCTCTCGCCGCGGGGGGCGCGGTGA
- the secG gene encoding preprotein translocase subunit SecG yields MILLILDSFVLIPTVLLQSGKGGGLASMGGGSGGSDTLFGGRQAATLLTKMTWWTGGLFVGLAFALAILSSRPERGGSVLRRELQGTAPAAPASAPATLPGARPATPAPATGAQAPSTTGPAGGTPAPAAGLPAPATPATGTPAPTGATAPAPKQ; encoded by the coding sequence TTGATCCTTCTGATCCTAGATTCGTTCGTCCTGATCCCCACGGTGCTGCTCCAGTCGGGGAAGGGCGGCGGGCTCGCTTCGATGGGGGGCGGCTCCGGCGGCTCCGACACGCTCTTCGGCGGGCGGCAGGCGGCCACGCTCCTCACCAAGATGACGTGGTGGACGGGCGGGCTCTTCGTGGGGCTCGCGTTCGCGCTGGCGATCCTCTCGTCGCGTCCGGAGCGGGGCGGCTCGGTGCTGCGCCGAGAGCTGCAGGGCACGGCCCCGGCGGCCCCCGCCTCCGCGCCCGCTACGCTCCCCGGCGCCCGCCCGGCGACACCCGCACCGGCCACCGGCGCGCAGGCACCGTCCACCACGGGCCCCGCGGGCGGCACCCCGGCCCCGGCCGCCGGCCTCCCCGCCCCGGCCACCCCGGCGACGGGCACTCCGGCGCCCACGGGCGCCACGGCCCCCGCGCCCAAGCAGTAA
- a CDS encoding ComF family protein has translation MPFPTLIRDAWAGALDLVFAPVCVGCREAVPTADSQRIVCRLCWMKCRPLPVPRCARCWSPVDPHREPSPVCRTCDAWPAGVRAIRSPFAMGEVPRTLVHALKYGGWSAAAEPMAAKMAAMEWPRETMDEARIVVPVPTSAARTRERGYNQAALLARGFAARTGRVTREDLLLRVRATATQTALHPGERRANVARAFAVPASRAAELRGEHVILVDDVWTTGATALSCVEALVEAGTRAVSVATFARVVPELERS, from the coding sequence ATGCCATTCCCAACCCTGATCCGCGACGCGTGGGCCGGAGCGCTCGACCTCGTGTTCGCGCCGGTGTGCGTGGGGTGCCGCGAGGCGGTGCCGACGGCGGACTCGCAGCGGATCGTGTGCCGGCTCTGCTGGATGAAGTGCAGGCCGCTTCCCGTGCCGCGCTGCGCCCGGTGCTGGAGCCCCGTGGACCCGCACCGTGAGCCCTCGCCGGTGTGCCGAACCTGCGACGCGTGGCCAGCGGGGGTGCGCGCCATCCGCTCGCCCTTTGCGATGGGCGAGGTGCCGCGGACGCTCGTGCACGCTCTCAAATACGGCGGCTGGTCCGCGGCGGCGGAGCCGATGGCGGCGAAGATGGCGGCGATGGAGTGGCCGCGCGAGACGATGGACGAGGCGCGGATCGTGGTGCCGGTGCCCACCAGCGCGGCGCGTACGCGGGAGCGCGGGTACAACCAGGCGGCGCTCCTGGCGCGCGGATTCGCGGCTCGCACCGGTCGAGTGACACGCGAGGACTTGCTCTTGCGGGTGCGGGCCACGGCCACCCAAACGGCCTTGCATCCGGGGGAGCGGCGGGCTAACGTAGCGCGCGCTTTCGCCGTGCCGGCCAGCCGGGCGGCGGAGCTGCGCGGCGAGCACGTCATCCTGGTGGACGACGTGTGGACCACGGGGGCCACCGCGCTGAGCTGCGTGGAGGCGCTCGTGGAAGCCGGCACCCGAGCGGTGAGCGTGGCCACCTTCGCCCGCGTCGTTCCCGAGCTGGAGCGAAGCTGA
- the gap gene encoding type I glyceraldehyde-3-phosphate dehydrogenase — protein MAIRVAINGFGRIGRNVLRAAKQAGATDIDFVAVNDLTDTATLAHLLKYDSVHGRYPGTVEARENSLLVDGDELRVFAEKDPAALPWGDLGVDIVIESTGRFTNRDDAAKHIQGGAKKVIISAPAKGEDITIVLGVNGDKYDPANHHVVSNASCTTNCLVPVVKVLRDSFGFKRGVMTTIHSYTNDQNILDLPHKDLRRARAAAVSMIPTTTGAAKATGLVIPEVKGKIDGFAIRVPTPNVSLVDLTCELEQEVDAAAVNDALRAASQGAMKGILGFEESELVSVDYIGNPHSSIVDAPSTSVTAGLVKVVAWYDNEWGYSNRCVDLARFMGERL, from the coding sequence ATGGCAATTCGCGTCGCCATCAACGGATTCGGCCGCATCGGCCGCAACGTCCTTCGTGCCGCCAAGCAGGCCGGCGCCACCGACATCGACTTCGTGGCCGTCAACGACCTGACGGACACCGCCACGCTCGCGCACCTACTGAAGTACGACTCCGTCCACGGCCGCTACCCCGGCACCGTGGAAGCCCGCGAGAACTCGCTCCTGGTGGACGGCGACGAGCTGCGCGTCTTCGCCGAGAAGGACCCCGCCGCGCTCCCCTGGGGCGACCTGGGTGTGGACATCGTGATCGAGTCGACCGGCCGCTTCACCAACCGCGACGACGCGGCGAAGCACATCCAGGGCGGCGCCAAGAAGGTGATCATCTCCGCCCCGGCCAAGGGCGAGGACATTACCATCGTGCTGGGGGTGAACGGCGACAAGTACGACCCGGCCAACCACCACGTCGTCTCCAACGCCTCGTGCACCACCAACTGCCTGGTGCCGGTGGTGAAGGTGCTGCGCGACTCGTTCGGCTTCAAGCGCGGGGTCATGACGACGATCCACTCGTACACCAACGACCAGAACATCCTGGACCTGCCGCACAAGGACCTGCGCCGGGCCCGCGCCGCGGCCGTCTCCATGATCCCCACCACCACCGGCGCCGCCAAGGCGACCGGGCTGGTGATTCCCGAGGTGAAGGGGAAGATCGACGGCTTCGCGATCCGCGTCCCCACGCCCAACGTGTCGCTGGTGGACCTTACCTGCGAGCTGGAGCAGGAGGTGGACGCCGCGGCCGTGAACGATGCGCTTCGCGCCGCGTCGCAGGGCGCCATGAAGGGGATCCTGGGCTTCGAGGAGTCGGAGCTGGTGTCGGTGGACTACATCGGCAACCCGCACTCGTCCATCGTCGATGCGCCCTCCACCAGCGTGACGGCCGGGCTGGTGAAGGTGGTGGCCTGGTACGACAACGAGTGGGGCTACTCGAACCGCTGCGTGGACCTGGCGCGGTTCATGGGGGAACGGCTGTAG
- the tpiA gene encoding triose-phosphate isomerase, giving the protein MTAPRTPVLAGNWKMNLGPAAAAGFFDDFLARHAPREDATVLFFPPAISFTAAREALRGRPDVRLGVQNVYWEAGGAFTGELSVPLAAEAGAEYVLIGHSERRHVFGETVTQTVRKVRAVLDGGLVPLLCVGETLDERRAGRAEAVVDGQLVPVLATLTRQETARLVVAYEPVWAIGTGETASPADADSMHRAVRARLAAACGPEGARAIPILYGGSVKPENAAELLAQPEVDGVLVGGASLDPAGFAEICAAG; this is encoded by the coding sequence GTGACGGCGCCGCGCACGCCGGTGCTGGCCGGCAACTGGAAGATGAACCTGGGCCCCGCGGCGGCGGCCGGCTTCTTCGACGACTTCCTCGCGCGGCACGCCCCGCGCGAGGACGCCACGGTGCTCTTCTTTCCCCCCGCCATCTCGTTCACCGCCGCGCGCGAGGCGCTGCGGGGGCGGCCGGACGTGCGGCTGGGGGTGCAGAACGTGTACTGGGAGGCGGGCGGCGCCTTCACCGGCGAGCTGTCCGTGCCGCTGGCCGCCGAGGCCGGCGCGGAGTACGTGCTGATCGGCCACAGCGAGCGCCGCCACGTCTTCGGCGAAACGGTGACGCAGACGGTGCGCAAGGTGCGCGCGGTGCTCGACGGCGGACTCGTGCCCCTGCTGTGCGTGGGCGAGACGCTGGACGAGCGCCGCGCCGGCCGCGCCGAGGCGGTGGTGGATGGACAGCTCGTGCCCGTCCTGGCCACCCTCACGCGCCAGGAGACGGCGCGCCTGGTGGTGGCGTACGAGCCGGTGTGGGCCATCGGCACCGGCGAGACGGCGAGCCCCGCCGACGCGGACTCGATGCACCGCGCCGTGAGGGCGCGCCTCGCCGCGGCCTGTGGTCCGGAGGGTGCGCGCGCGATCCCCATCCTCTACGGCGGCAGCGTGAAGCCTGAGAATGCGGCGGAGCTGCTGGCCCAGCCGGAGGTGGACGGGGTGCTGGTGGGTGGGGCGTCGCTGGACCCCGCCGGCTTTGCGGAGATCTGCGCGGCGGGTTGA